From a region of the Nonlabens dokdonensis DSW-6 genome:
- a CDS encoding DUF3857 domain-containing protein, with translation MTKFSYLVIILIASQFATSQETYSSNSIPSELLENANAVIRKNDVQITIEDYDKVEIVTNRIVTVLNKKGLGDIKAGESYDDDTNIKSIEASIYDDKGKKISRIKSKDFNDVSAVSNGTLYSDNRVKYLDFTPRSYPFTVHFESKVVYNSTAFMPAWVPIEYFYASTQSSTFKVINETNVEVKFKESNLEGYSGINKKGLLSYEAQNLEAIVPQAYSPDFSTYGPMVRIALKDFSMKGVQGSNENWLDFGKWMNESLLIDVGELPEEVIIEIKSLTKDAKTQKEKAKIVYEFMQERSRYISVQVGIGGWKPTEAEKVHEVAYGDCKGLSNYTKALLNEVGITSYHAIIYGDRSIRNIDKDFSATQGNHMILYVPELDDEKDIWLECTSKTNPFGYLAGWTDDRDALVITEDGGKILHTTVYPTSQNKQNVTAQVNLSADGMATAQVTMETSGFQYQLRDFLQSKTDKERNIQYKQFWDHINGLKITNSTFKNDKEQSVFSEVLEIIAPKYASKSGSLLLFEPVMFSRNSYVPAKYEERNYDLKIDRGYVDFDQYTIVLDPQLTVDALPNKVSLETKFGSYLLEVNELEGNQLEVKRKLQINNGLFSKEDYKDYRNFLDEVAKHDKSKSVLKVGK, from the coding sequence ATGACAAAATTTAGTTATCTAGTAATCATATTGATTGCTTCTCAATTTGCCACATCGCAAGAAACATATTCTTCTAATTCTATTCCTAGTGAACTTCTTGAAAATGCGAATGCCGTTATTAGAAAGAATGACGTCCAGATTACCATTGAAGATTATGACAAAGTAGAAATCGTTACTAATCGTATTGTAACAGTCTTAAATAAAAAAGGTCTAGGAGATATTAAAGCTGGAGAATCTTATGATGATGATACGAACATAAAAAGCATCGAGGCCTCGATTTATGACGATAAGGGTAAAAAAATTAGTAGAATAAAGAGTAAAGATTTTAATGATGTTAGTGCAGTTTCTAATGGGACATTATATTCTGATAATAGGGTCAAATATTTAGATTTTACTCCGAGGTCTTATCCGTTTACAGTGCATTTTGAATCTAAAGTGGTTTACAATTCTACGGCATTTATGCCTGCTTGGGTTCCGATAGAATATTTTTATGCGAGCACGCAGTCTTCTACTTTCAAAGTGATAAATGAGACTAATGTTGAGGTAAAGTTCAAAGAAAGTAATTTAGAAGGTTATTCTGGAATTAACAAGAAAGGTTTACTCAGCTATGAGGCTCAAAACCTTGAGGCAATAGTCCCTCAAGCATATAGTCCAGATTTTTCTACTTATGGTCCCATGGTGCGTATTGCTCTCAAGGATTTTAGCATGAAAGGTGTTCAAGGAAGTAATGAAAATTGGTTGGACTTTGGTAAATGGATGAATGAAAGTTTGCTTATCGATGTAGGAGAATTACCTGAAGAAGTTATTATTGAGATCAAATCCCTGACTAAGGATGCAAAAACCCAAAAGGAAAAAGCTAAAATAGTTTATGAGTTCATGCAAGAACGTTCTAGATATATAAGTGTTCAAGTAGGTATAGGTGGCTGGAAGCCTACAGAAGCTGAGAAAGTGCACGAAGTGGCTTATGGGGACTGTAAAGGTTTATCAAATTACACAAAAGCATTATTAAATGAAGTAGGTATTACTTCTTACCACGCTATTATTTATGGTGACCGCAGCATTCGCAATATTGATAAGGATTTCTCTGCTACTCAAGGAAATCATATGATCTTATATGTTCCTGAATTAGACGACGAGAAAGATATATGGCTGGAATGTACAAGTAAAACAAATCCTTTTGGATATTTAGCTGGGTGGACAGATGATCGTGATGCTCTAGTTATTACAGAAGATGGAGGTAAAATTTTACATACAACGGTTTATCCTACTTCTCAAAATAAACAAAATGTAACAGCTCAAGTCAATCTCAGTGCAGATGGTATGGCCACAGCCCAAGTAACCATGGAAACATCCGGTTTTCAATATCAATTAAGGGACTTTTTGCAGTCAAAAACAGATAAGGAAAGAAACATTCAATATAAACAATTTTGGGATCACATAAATGGATTAAAAATAACCAACTCTACGTTTAAAAATGATAAAGAACAAAGTGTATTTTCTGAAGTTTTAGAAATAATAGCTCCAAAATATGCAAGTAAATCAGGTTCTCTTTTGTTATTTGAGCCAGTAATGTTTAGTAGAAATTCTTATGTTCCAGCTAAATATGAAGAAAGAAATTATGATTTGAAAATAGATAGAGGTTATGTTGATTTTGATCAATACACTATAGTTTTAGATCCTCAATTAACAGTAGATGCTCTACCTAACAAAGTCTCTCTAGAAACTAAATTTGGTTCTTATCTTTTAGAGGTAAATGAGCTAGAAGGCAATCAATTAGAAGTAAAAAGAAAACTTCAAATTAACAATGGATTATTTTCAAAAGAAGACTATAAAGATTATAGAAATTTTCTAGACGAAGTAGCAAAGCACGATAAATCAAAATCAGTATTAAAAGTAGGTAAATGA
- the dtd gene encoding D-aminoacyl-tRNA deacylase, whose translation MRAVIQRVSEASVIIDNKQHAAIEQGLLILLGITHEDTQEDIDWLAGKIIGMRIFSDQEDKMNLSIQDIDGELLLISQFTLFANTKKGNRPSYINAARPEVAVPLYEAFLSTLSRKRDKEIKSGIFGADMKVALVNDGPVTIIIDSQDRNL comes from the coding sequence ATGAGAGCAGTAATTCAAAGAGTAAGTGAGGCGAGTGTTATAATAGATAATAAGCAACATGCTGCTATTGAGCAAGGTTTACTTATTTTATTGGGAATAACACATGAGGATACTCAAGAAGATATCGATTGGTTAGCAGGGAAAATAATTGGGATGAGAATCTTTTCAGATCAAGAGGATAAGATGAATCTCAGTATTCAAGATATTGATGGTGAACTTTTACTTATTTCACAATTCACCTTATTTGCAAATACAAAGAAAGGAAATCGACCTAGTTATATCAATGCGGCACGGCCAGAAGTAGCTGTTCCTTTATATGAGGCTTTTTTGAGTACGCTTTCGCGAAAGCGAGATAAAGAAATTAAATCAGGAATATTTGGAGCTGATATGAAAGTAGCTCTTGTAAACGATGGTCCAGTAACGATAATTATAGATAGTCAGGATAGAAATTTATGA
- the rsgA gene encoding ribosome small subunit-dependent GTPase A, whose translation MTGIVYRSTGSWYEVKGSDGAFYSCRIKGKFRLQGIKSTNPVAVGDKVDFDIEKKGDEEIGIIKVIHGRDNYIVRKSVNLSKQTHIIAANVDQLFLLVTLNNPPTFTSFIDRVLVTAEAYHIPVVLTFNKVDTYNDDQGEVIIDPETGEELLTMTELDEVRYLMSMYKSIGYECIAISAQTGKNIDIVKEKMKAKTSMFAGHSGAGKSTLANAIEPGLQLKTKQISEQHKQGQHTTTFAEMFDLDFGARLIDTPGVKGFGVVDMEKEEIGDYFPEIHELKKDCKFHNCMHIEEPKCAIKEAVENGEMVLSRYESYVQIVNGDEDNYRQDKHQLPQS comes from the coding sequence ATGACAGGAATTGTCTACAGATCAACAGGTAGCTGGTATGAAGTAAAGGGTAGCGACGGTGCTTTCTACTCTTGTCGTATCAAAGGGAAATTCCGATTGCAAGGAATAAAAAGTACAAATCCAGTTGCTGTAGGTGATAAAGTTGACTTTGATATTGAGAAGAAAGGAGATGAAGAAATAGGAATTATCAAGGTTATTCATGGGCGTGACAATTACATCGTTCGCAAATCTGTAAATCTTTCTAAACAGACTCATATCATTGCTGCCAATGTAGATCAGTTGTTTTTATTAGTTACCCTAAACAATCCACCTACATTCACCTCATTTATAGATCGAGTTCTGGTAACTGCAGAGGCTTACCATATCCCAGTCGTGCTTACCTTCAATAAAGTAGATACTTATAATGATGATCAAGGTGAAGTGATTATAGATCCAGAAACTGGAGAAGAATTACTCACAATGACAGAGCTAGATGAAGTACGCTACCTAATGAGCATGTATAAGTCCATCGGATATGAGTGCATCGCTATAAGTGCACAAACTGGTAAGAATATCGACATCGTAAAAGAAAAAATGAAAGCAAAGACCAGCATGTTTGCCGGTCATAGTGGCGCTGGAAAAAGTACACTTGCAAACGCGATAGAGCCTGGATTACAGTTAAAGACCAAACAAATTTCAGAACAACACAAGCAAGGACAGCACACAACGACTTTTGCAGAGATGTTTGATCTGGATTTTGGAGCACGTTTGATCGATACACCTGGAGTCAAGGGTTTTGGTGTGGTAGATATGGAAAAAGAAGAAATAGGAGATTATTTTCCAGAAATTCATGAATTAAAAAAAGACTGCAAATTTCACAACTGCATGCACATAGAAGAACCTAAATGCGCGATAAAAGAAGCGGTAGAAAATGGCGAAATGGTTTTAAGTCGTTATGAAAGCTATGTGCAAATCGTTAATGGTGATGAAGATAATTACCGGCAGGATAAACACCAGTTGCCACAATCATGA